In Hwangdonia lutea, a single window of DNA contains:
- the serC gene encoding 3-phosphoserine/phosphohydroxythreonine transaminase — protein MKKHNFNAGPSILPQEVLLKASEAVMDYNNSGLSVIEISHRSKDFVEIMEKARALALELLGLEGKGYKALFLQGGASTQFLMVALNLLEKRAGYLNSGTWAAKAIKEAKIYDDIYEVASSANANYNYIPKGYDIPSDYDYFHFTTNNTIFGTQMKSFPKCDIPMVCDMSSDIFSRAIDYSQFDLIYAGAQKNLGAAGTTLVVIKEDVLGKVSRKIPSMMDYKMHISKGSMFNTPPVFAVYTSMLTLEWLKNLGGVAAIEKENEKKASLMYSEIDLNPLFKGFATKEDRSTMNATFTLENENLKETFETMLKEGGINGINGHRSVGGYRASMYNALPLDSVKALVEIMSELESKA, from the coding sequence ATGAAAAAACACAACTTTAACGCAGGACCATCTATTTTACCTCAAGAGGTTTTATTAAAAGCTTCAGAAGCGGTAATGGATTATAACAACAGTGGTTTATCTGTAATTGAGATTTCGCACCGAAGTAAAGACTTTGTTGAAATTATGGAAAAAGCCAGAGCATTGGCTTTAGAGTTACTAGGTTTAGAAGGCAAAGGCTATAAGGCCTTATTTTTACAAGGTGGTGCCAGCACACAGTTTTTAATGGTGGCTTTAAATCTTTTAGAAAAAAGAGCGGGTTATTTAAATTCGGGAACTTGGGCAGCAAAGGCCATTAAAGAAGCGAAGATCTATGACGATATTTACGAAGTAGCTTCTTCTGCAAATGCCAATTATAACTATATTCCTAAAGGATATGATATTCCTTCAGATTACGATTATTTTCATTTTACAACAAACAATACCATTTTTGGTACGCAAATGAAATCGTTTCCAAAATGCGATATTCCTATGGTTTGCGATATGAGCAGCGATATATTTTCACGTGCCATAGATTACAGTCAATTCGATTTAATTTACGCCGGTGCACAAAAAAATTTAGGAGCAGCGGGTACAACCTTAGTGGTTATTAAAGAAGATGTTTTGGGTAAAGTTTCGCGTAAAATCCCATCAATGATGGATTATAAAATGCACATAAGCAAAGGCAGCATGTTTAATACACCGCCAGTTTTTGCTGTGTACACATCCATGTTAACTTTAGAGTGGCTAAAAAATCTTGGAGGAGTTGCTGCTATCGAAAAAGAGAACGAAAAGAAAGCAAGCTTAATGTATTCTGAAATTGATTTGAACCCCTTGTTTAAAGGTTTCGCAACCAAAGAAGACCGATCAACCATGAATGCCACATTCACTTTAGAAAACGAAAACCTAAAAGAAACCTTCGAAACCATGTTGAAAGAAGGCGGAATTAACGGTATAAACGGTCACAGAAGTGTTGGCGGTTACAGAGCTTCAATGTACAATGCATTGCCATTGGACAGTGTTAAAGCTTTAGTTGAAATAATGAGCGAATTAGAAAGTAAGGCTTAG
- a CDS encoding D-2-hydroxyacid dehydrogenase has translation MKVLANDGVSQSGIDALEKGGYEVITTTVAQEQLINYINENKIDVLLVRSATQVRKDLIDACPSLKIIGRGGVGMDNIDVEYAREKGLSVINTPAASSHSVAELVFGHLYGLARYLHNSNRDMPLEGDSNFKGLKKAYAKGTELKGKTLGVLGFGRIGQATAKVAIGAGMKVVAFDPFIEKANLKLDFFDGQTLNFEIETISKEEVLKQSDFITLHVPSQQSYVIDEAEFNMMKDGVIIANAARGGVVNEVALIKAIESGKVARAALDVFEKEPKPEIQLLMNPSLSLTPHTGAATNEAQDRIGTELASQIISILG, from the coding sequence ATGAAAGTATTAGCAAACGATGGTGTTTCACAAAGCGGAATTGATGCACTAGAAAAAGGTGGCTATGAAGTTATCACCACAACGGTTGCACAAGAGCAGCTTATAAACTACATAAACGAAAATAAAATCGATGTTTTGTTGGTGCGCAGTGCCACACAGGTACGCAAAGATTTAATTGATGCTTGTCCTAGCTTAAAAATTATTGGTCGCGGTGGTGTTGGTATGGATAACATTGATGTTGAATATGCTCGCGAGAAGGGGCTTTCGGTAATAAACACACCAGCTGCCTCTTCGCATTCTGTTGCAGAATTGGTATTTGGCCACCTTTACGGATTGGCACGTTACTTACACAACTCCAACAGAGATATGCCTTTAGAAGGCGATAGCAACTTTAAAGGCTTAAAAAAGGCTTATGCTAAAGGCACGGAACTAAAAGGAAAAACCTTAGGTGTTTTAGGGTTTGGTCGCATTGGTCAAGCTACCGCAAAAGTAGCTATTGGTGCGGGTATGAAAGTAGTTGCTTTCGATCCGTTTATCGAGAAAGCCAATTTGAAATTAGACTTTTTTGACGGACAAACTCTTAATTTTGAAATTGAAACCATTTCAAAAGAAGAGGTTTTAAAACAATCAGACTTCATCACGTTACACGTTCCATCACAACAAAGCTACGTTATAGATGAAGCCGAATTTAACATGATGAAAGACGGTGTAATTATTGCGAATGCAGCGCGAGGCGGCGTGGTAAACGAGGTTGCCCTTATTAAAGCTATTGAAAGCGGTAAAGTGGCCCGAGCAGCCTTAGATGTTTTTGAAAAAGAACCTAAGCCAGAAATTCAGCTATTAATGAATCCTTCGTTATCATTAACTCCGCATACCGGTGCAGCGACTAACGAAGCGCAAGATAGAATTGGTACAGAATTAGCATCACAAATTATAAGCATTCTTGGATAG
- a CDS encoding acyl-CoA reductase gives MNIQQRINAFVKLGDFISQFSNEAIQKKDNVEHNVLFFDGFKHQLKLAEEHNGWFTEENIKFALKGWSDSLTLENLTTWLQPYNLDTVNPKKIAVVMAGNIPLVGFHDFLSVLISGHRVLVKQSSNDKHLLPFLAKYLEYVEKDFKGKIEFTEEKLTDFDAVIATGSNNTARYFEYYFKGKPSIIRNNRNSVAVLNGNESPEDLQNLSEDIFRYFGLGCRNVSKLFVPKNYKFDALFEAIYHWHPIVEKAKYANNYDYNKAVYLMSEFDMLENGFFMIKEDASYASPIATLFYEYYDDAEQLKQKLKADARQIQCVVSNGFLSNEIAFGNTQKPQLWDYADDVDTIAFLTEI, from the coding sequence ATGAATATACAACAAAGAATTAACGCTTTTGTAAAATTAGGAGATTTTATAAGTCAATTTTCTAATGAAGCTATCCAAAAAAAGGATAATGTGGAACACAACGTTTTATTTTTTGATGGTTTTAAACATCAGTTGAAGTTGGCCGAAGAGCACAACGGCTGGTTTACAGAAGAAAACATAAAATTTGCGCTTAAAGGGTGGTCGGATTCCTTAACCCTCGAAAACTTAACAACTTGGTTACAACCCTATAATTTAGATACCGTTAACCCGAAAAAAATTGCCGTTGTTATGGCTGGAAACATTCCGTTAGTAGGGTTTCACGATTTTTTATCGGTACTCATATCGGGGCATCGGGTTTTGGTTAAGCAATCTTCAAACGACAAACATTTACTTCCTTTTTTAGCCAAATATTTGGAATATGTTGAAAAGGATTTTAAAGGTAAAATAGAATTTACCGAAGAAAAACTAACAGATTTTGATGCTGTAATTGCCACCGGAAGCAATAATACAGCACGTTATTTTGAGTATTATTTTAAAGGCAAACCATCAATTATTCGGAATAACAGAAATTCGGTTGCGGTTTTAAATGGCAACGAATCACCTGAAGATTTGCAAAACTTATCAGAAGACATTTTTAGATATTTTGGTTTGGGCTGCAGGAATGTGTCCAAGTTATTTGTGCCAAAAAACTATAAATTTGATGCCTTATTTGAAGCGATTTATCATTGGCACCCCATTGTTGAAAAAGCCAAATACGCTAATAATTACGATTATAATAAAGCCGTGTATTTAATGAGTGAGTTCGATATGCTTGAAAATGGCTTTTTTATGATTAAAGAAGATGCGAGTTATGCATCGCCCATTGCAACCTTGTTTTACGAATATTATGACGATGCAGAGCAACTAAAACAAAAATTAAAAGCCGACGCACGGCAAATTCAATGTGTCGTTTCAAACGGGTTTTTAAGCAATGAAATCGCTTTTGGTAACACCCAAAAACCACAACTTTGGGATTATGCAGATGACGTGGATACTATTGCATTTTTAACAGAAATATAG
- a CDS encoding DUF6146 family protein gives MKTFLYLILVLGFLIGCNTSKRIPSSNNELANKATQNDTVKIANNELEYEIIIIEPGFNFWLASRAKPEGYYSQQFLENRNYLYVTEWNSRVMQPLRYNPDLYELQIDYQPGIDYGYDVNYKLYNYFIYFQLTYKQQLAGFTPRI, from the coding sequence ATGAAAACGTTTCTCTATCTAATACTAGTACTCGGTTTTCTTATTGGATGCAATACGTCAAAAAGAATACCTTCTTCAAATAACGAATTAGCAAACAAAGCAACCCAAAACGATACGGTAAAAATTGCCAACAACGAGTTGGAATACGAAATTATAATTATCGAACCGGGGTTTAATTTTTGGTTGGCAAGCAGAGCAAAACCAGAGGGTTACTATTCGCAACAATTTTTGGAAAACAGAAACTATCTCTACGTTACAGAATGGAATAGTAGAGTTATGCAACCCCTGCGCTATAATCCGGATCTTTACGAATTGCAAATAGATTATCAACCAGGAATTGATTACGGCTACGATGTAAATTATAAACTATATAATTACTTTATCTACTTTCAATTAACTTATAAGCAACAATTAGCTGGTTTTACACCTCGAATTTAA
- the folE gene encoding GTP cyclohydrolase I FolE, translating into MPYKSFEEYNIQVTDDVKDRYKHIIEDLGEDTQRDGLLKTPERAAKAMQFLTQGYNQDPVEVLKSAMFKESYNEMVIVKDIELYSLCEHHILPFFGKAHIAYIPNGQIVGLSKLPRIVDIFARRLQVQERLTEQVLDCINDTLKPQGVAVVIEASHMCMMMRGVQKQNSITTTSGFRGQFEKIETRNEFLKLIGK; encoded by the coding sequence ATGCCATATAAAAGTTTTGAAGAGTATAATATACAAGTAACCGACGATGTTAAGGACAGATATAAACACATTATTGAAGATTTAGGCGAAGATACCCAAAGGGATGGTTTGCTAAAAACGCCCGAACGTGCCGCAAAAGCGATGCAATTTTTAACCCAAGGCTACAACCAAGATCCGGTTGAAGTTCTTAAAAGCGCCATGTTTAAAGAGTCTTACAACGAAATGGTGATTGTGAAGGATATCGAATTATATTCGCTTTGCGAACACCACATTTTACCTTTTTTTGGAAAAGCCCACATTGCATACATCCCGAACGGACAGATAGTCGGGTTAAGCAAATTGCCTCGAATTGTTGACATATTCGCAAGACGGTTGCAGGTACAGGAGCGCTTAACCGAACAGGTTTTAGATTGCATAAACGACACCTTAAAACCGCAGGGCGTTGCTGTGGTTATTGAAGCGTCGCACATGTGTATGATGATGCGCGGTGTGCAAAAACAAAACTCGATAACAACAACTTCGGGTTTTAGGGGACAGTTTGAAAAAATTGAAACTAGAAACGAATTTTTAAAACTTATTGGCAAATAA
- a CDS encoding tetratricopeptide repeat protein, whose product MSVVCFSQQKIDSLKTVLANQTSKSETYVDLVNALGYNYWIVDPNESLKYGKQALNLADSLNYLSGKSKANRVLGVAYWSQGNHLDAIKHLNDALEQNKNLNDAEGVANTTLNLAMVYAALDEDEKALAMYDDAITQFTALNLESRIATTYTKIGSVYIKQGRLYDAKEYLTNALKMHTKANFNYGIAEAHNRLGILYVEQGEKEQAYYHIEKSIVYGRKVNDTDGMTSNLIQYGKLLMLDKAFDTAEQHLVLAIKRAKEHNLKRYELEAYKALKELKKQEGKPEEALGYYDKYVALKDSIFNSEKTMRISALEFNNQIEAKEKELELLAEKERTNNTIKWSLIVGLVGLMFFTIFYFLNFKKRIAQRRELQITKEEFNKTELENAKLKQHELTQELEYKNKELTSYTLNFVQKSELFQQLKEKIEALKTATPKQHDRIIRELNQVVKQHINIDRNWEDFKRYFEEVHTGFIAQLKEKHPNLSTNDLRICALTRLNLNIKESATILGITPESVKTARYRLRKKLNLEPNQELLSYFLKLEN is encoded by the coding sequence ATGTCAGTTGTATGTTTTTCGCAACAAAAAATTGATAGCTTAAAAACGGTACTTGCCAATCAAACTTCAAAGTCCGAAACCTATGTCGATCTTGTTAACGCATTGGGCTATAATTATTGGATTGTCGATCCCAACGAATCTTTAAAATATGGTAAACAAGCTTTAAATTTAGCCGATAGCCTTAACTATCTTTCGGGAAAATCCAAAGCAAATCGCGTACTTGGAGTAGCGTACTGGTCGCAGGGCAATCATTTAGATGCGATTAAACATTTAAACGACGCCTTAGAGCAAAATAAAAACCTGAATGATGCCGAAGGCGTTGCCAACACAACGTTAAACCTTGCTATGGTTTATGCGGCATTGGATGAAGATGAAAAAGCTTTGGCCATGTACGACGATGCCATTACCCAATTTACCGCTTTAAACCTAGAGAGCAGGATAGCCACGACCTACACCAAAATAGGATCGGTTTACATAAAACAGGGTAGGCTCTACGACGCCAAAGAATATTTAACCAATGCCTTAAAGATGCATACCAAAGCCAATTTTAACTACGGTATCGCCGAGGCGCATAACAGATTGGGCATCCTGTACGTTGAACAAGGCGAAAAAGAGCAGGCTTATTACCATATTGAAAAATCGATAGTGTACGGCAGAAAAGTAAACGATACCGATGGGATGACCAGCAATCTCATACAATACGGTAAGCTTTTGATGCTCGACAAAGCCTTCGATACGGCCGAACAGCATTTGGTTTTGGCCATAAAACGCGCTAAAGAACATAATTTAAAACGATACGAACTTGAAGCCTACAAAGCGTTAAAAGAACTCAAGAAACAGGAGGGAAAACCCGAGGAGGCCCTTGGTTATTACGATAAATACGTGGCTTTAAAGGACAGCATTTTCAATTCGGAAAAAACCATGCGCATTTCGGCATTGGAATTTAACAATCAAATCGAAGCCAAAGAAAAGGAACTGGAACTGCTCGCCGAAAAAGAACGCACCAACAACACCATTAAATGGAGTTTGATAGTTGGTTTGGTGGGCCTCATGTTTTTTACCATTTTTTATTTCCTGAATTTTAAAAAACGCATTGCCCAAAGGCGCGAACTGCAAATCACCAAGGAAGAGTTTAACAAAACCGAATTGGAAAATGCCAAACTAAAGCAGCATGAGTTGACACAAGAGCTTGAATACAAAAACAAAGAGCTTACCTCGTACACCCTTAATTTTGTGCAGAAAAGCGAACTGTTCCAACAGCTAAAGGAAAAAATAGAGGCTTTAAAAACGGCGACTCCCAAACAGCATGACCGCATTATTAGGGAGCTAAACCAGGTTGTAAAACAGCATATCAATATCGATAGGAATTGGGAAGATTTTAAGCGATATTTCGAAGAAGTGCACACCGGCTTTATTGCGCAGCTAAAAGAAAAACACCCCAATTTAAGTACCAACGATTTGCGAATTTGTGCGTTAACACGTCTTAATTTAAACATTAAAGAATCCGCTACCATATTAGGAATTACTCCAGAAAGTGTAAAAACAGCACGTTACAGACTCAGAAAAAAGCTAAACCTCGAACCCAACCAAGAGCTTTTAAGCTACTTTTTAAAACTGGAAAATTAA
- a CDS encoding DUF6787 family protein: MKKFKEHWQIHKNWQLVFPLLGIIALGYSSFKLSKVLLKDVHVVLTLVLSGVIFFALLKLTLFIFNKLEKKWDVTFKWEMISIFLVFATTGSSSLFVSKPLIKLMGISKENLPTFAYWVLYIVIGFIFYQILLVAIGWLFGQYKFFWDFEKKMLRKIGFKRFLD; this comes from the coding sequence GTGAAGAAATTTAAAGAGCATTGGCAAATACATAAAAATTGGCAACTTGTTTTTCCCTTATTGGGTATTATAGCTTTAGGTTATTCGTCTTTTAAATTATCTAAAGTGCTCTTAAAAGATGTCCATGTTGTGTTAACCTTAGTTTTAAGTGGAGTTATCTTTTTTGCGCTTTTAAAGTTAACCCTTTTCATTTTTAATAAATTGGAAAAAAAATGGGACGTCACCTTTAAATGGGAAATGATAAGCATTTTTTTGGTGTTTGCAACTACGGGTTCATCCTCGTTGTTTGTTAGCAAGCCGCTTATTAAACTCATGGGTATTAGTAAAGAGAATTTGCCAACGTTCGCATATTGGGTATTGTATATTGTTATCGGATTTATTTTTTACCAAATACTATTGGTGGCAATAGGATGGCTCTTTGGGCAATACAAGTTTTTTTGGGATTTTGAAAAAAAGATGCTTCGTAAAATTGGTTTTAAACGCTTTTTGGATTAG
- a CDS encoding TonB-dependent receptor, whose product MKLFLNMLLLLAVSNIFSQNKIEGVVTDANTNIELVYVTVYMPHLEKGTSTNENGEFTLNDLPTGTHTLLFSMMGFQTQSVNVTIPLNNPLTIQLKPSAIEMENIIISTPFHKLQRDNVMKVEHKNVAELKASGAVTLADGITNIAGVESVTTGIGIGKPVIRGLSSNRVLVYTQGVRLENQQFGSEHGLGVNDAGVESVEVIKGPASLLYGSDALGGVLYLNPERFANNNTDSGDFGTNYYSNTKGFSTNAGYKSSVNNFKFLFRGSLTEHSDYKTKAYRVTNTRYREQDFKAGLGFQNQAIKTAFRYNLNNSKLGIPEEIGEQSTNKTPLLPYQNITNHVFSYKSVLFFNNSKLDLNLGYVYNDRKEFEDHHHHETEEEHEQHEEGEEDEMLEAALRMKLKTFNYDVKYHLPKLGKFETIVGAQGMNQINSNYGEEELIPDATTNDFGVLATSHIHFENLDIQLGARFDNRNITVVSGINKSFNSFNGAFGIKKNIAENMTARVNFATGFRAPNLSELTSDGTHEGTNRYEIGNINLKSEQNFQTDIAFELKNEHLEIFVNGFYNRIHNYIFLSPDGNVIDNTPVFVYLQNDAILYGGEFGLHLHPHPLDWLHFESSFETVTGKQMDDTYLPLIPAKSISNIIRIEFEDNWIKKGYAFVKLKSTFKQDKVSTFETNTNGYSLLSAGLGGDFSVFNNELNVTLSGNNLTDKTYTNHLSRLKPDGIFNMGRSINLGFTYSL is encoded by the coding sequence ATGAAGTTGTTTCTTAATATGCTGCTACTATTAGCAGTATCAAATATATTTTCACAAAATAAAATAGAAGGCGTCGTAACCGATGCTAACACAAATATAGAATTGGTTTATGTAACCGTTTACATGCCTCATTTAGAGAAAGGCACAAGCACTAACGAAAATGGTGAATTTACTTTAAACGATTTGCCCACAGGCACGCACACCTTGTTATTTTCAATGATGGGTTTCCAAACCCAATCGGTAAATGTTACCATTCCGTTAAACAACCCGTTAACCATTCAATTAAAACCTTCAGCCATTGAAATGGAAAACATTATCATTTCCACACCTTTTCATAAACTACAGCGCGATAATGTGATGAAAGTTGAACACAAAAACGTTGCAGAATTAAAGGCTAGTGGTGCTGTAACTTTGGCCGACGGCATTACCAATATTGCTGGTGTTGAAAGTGTTACAACGGGTATAGGCATAGGCAAACCGGTAATTAGAGGCTTGAGCTCTAACCGTGTTTTGGTTTACACGCAAGGCGTTCGGTTGGAAAATCAGCAGTTTGGAAGCGAACACGGTTTGGGTGTTAACGATGCCGGTGTTGAAAGCGTTGAGGTTATCAAAGGGCCAGCATCATTGCTTTACGGTAGCGATGCTCTGGGCGGAGTACTTTATCTGAATCCTGAACGATTCGCTAATAACAATACCGATTCGGGCGATTTTGGAACAAACTATTACAGCAATACCAAAGGGTTTAGTACCAATGCGGGCTATAAATCTTCGGTCAATAATTTTAAATTTTTATTTAGAGGAAGTCTTACCGAACATTCCGATTACAAAACAAAAGCGTATCGCGTTACCAATACGCGTTACAGAGAGCAGGATTTTAAAGCAGGTTTGGGCTTTCAAAACCAAGCGATTAAAACGGCTTTTCGGTATAATCTTAACAATTCTAAATTAGGGATTCCAGAAGAAATCGGGGAGCAATCAACAAACAAAACGCCTTTGTTGCCGTATCAAAATATTACAAACCATGTGTTTAGTTATAAATCGGTTTTGTTTTTTAACAACTCGAAATTAGACCTCAATTTAGGATATGTTTATAATGATAGAAAAGAGTTTGAAGACCATCACCATCATGAAACCGAAGAAGAGCACGAGCAACATGAAGAAGGTGAAGAAGATGAAATGTTAGAAGCGGCACTTCGGATGAAACTAAAAACATTTAATTACGATGTAAAATATCACCTTCCAAAACTGGGTAAATTTGAAACCATTGTGGGGGCTCAAGGGATGAACCAAATCAATTCAAATTATGGCGAAGAAGAGCTGATTCCAGACGCCACAACTAACGATTTTGGTGTTTTGGCTACCTCTCATATTCATTTTGAAAACCTAGATATTCAGCTTGGTGCGCGTTTTGATAACCGAAACATTACTGTGGTTTCAGGCATAAACAAAAGCTTTAATAGTTTTAACGGCGCATTCGGAATCAAAAAAAATATTGCGGAAAACATGACTGCACGTGTAAATTTTGCAACAGGATTTAGAGCGCCTAATTTATCTGAATTGACGTCCGATGGTACTCACGAAGGCACAAACCGATACGAAATAGGAAACATCAATTTAAAAAGCGAGCAAAACTTTCAAACCGATATCGCTTTCGAATTGAAAAACGAACATTTGGAGATTTTCGTAAACGGTTTTTATAACCGGATACATAATTATATTTTCCTTTCGCCCGATGGCAATGTTATCGATAATACGCCTGTTTTTGTGTATTTACAAAACGACGCAATACTTTATGGTGGCGAGTTTGGACTGCATTTGCATCCGCATCCTTTAGATTGGTTGCATTTTGAGTCGAGCTTTGAAACCGTTACCGGAAAACAAATGGATGATACATATTTACCGCTAATTCCAGCTAAGTCGATAAGTAATATTATAAGAATCGAATTTGAAGATAATTGGATTAAAAAAGGCTATGCTTTTGTTAAGTTAAAGTCTACATTCAAGCAAGATAAGGTGAGTACTTTTGAAACCAACACCAACGGCTACAGTCTTTTAAGCGCTGGTTTAGGTGGAGACTTTTCGGTGTTTAACAATGAATTGAACGTTACACTTTCGGGAAATAATTTAACCGACAAAACGTATACAAACCATTTATCACGGTTAAAACCCGATGGTATATTTAATATGGGCAGATCTATTAATTTAGGGTTTACCTATAGCTTATAA
- a CDS encoding 4Fe-4S dicluster domain-containing protein yields the protein MAIIITDECINCGACEPECPNTAIYEGADDWRYKDGTSLEGTVVLTNGTEVDAEEAQEPISDEIYYIVPDKCTECKGFHDEPQCAAVCPVDCCVPDEDIVETEEELLAKQRFMHPDA from the coding sequence ATGGCAATTATAATAACAGACGAATGTATAAATTGTGGTGCATGCGAACCGGAATGCCCAAATACAGCAATATATGAAGGTGCAGACGATTGGCGCTATAAAGACGGTACGAGTTTAGAAGGTACCGTTGTGCTGACTAACGGAACAGAGGTTGACGCTGAGGAAGCTCAGGAACCGATTAGTGACGAGATTTACTATATCGTCCCAGATAAATGTACCGAGTGTAAAGGGTTCCACGACGAGCCACAATGTGCTGCGGTTTGCCCCGTGGATTGTTGTGTACCCGATGAAGATATAGTGGAAACCGAAGAAGAATTATTGGCCAAACAACGCTTTATGCACCCTGATGCTTAA
- a CDS encoding DUF937 domain-containing protein — translation MSGILDLLNSDLGKTIVSGVSGSTGTDETRTSSVLTMALPVLMKAMERNTSTPEGAQGLMGALMYKHDGSILDNLGGLFSGGVNDEVKTDGDKILNHVLGNKKQGVEKIIGEKSGLDAGSVANILKVAAPILMGVIGKQTRQNNVSTPNDLSGLLGGLLGGSAAKEEQSFLEKILDADGDGSVVDDVAGMVLGSAKKKGGLGGLLGGLFGGK, via the coding sequence ATGTCAGGAATTTTAGACTTATTAAACAGCGACCTGGGAAAAACCATTGTTAGCGGTGTTTCAGGCTCCACAGGAACCGATGAAACCAGAACGAGCAGTGTTTTAACCATGGCTTTACCGGTATTAATGAAAGCTATGGAAAGAAACACATCCACCCCAGAAGGCGCTCAAGGCTTAATGGGCGCATTAATGTATAAACACGATGGTAGCATTTTAGATAACCTTGGAGGCTTATTTAGTGGCGGTGTTAATGATGAGGTAAAAACCGATGGTGATAAAATTTTAAACCATGTTTTAGGGAACAAAAAGCAAGGGGTTGAAAAAATTATTGGTGAAAAATCTGGTTTGGATGCAGGTTCTGTCGCGAATATTCTTAAGGTGGCAGCACCAATTTTAATGGGTGTTATAGGAAAACAAACCAGACAAAACAATGTAAGTACACCGAACGATTTAAGCGGTTTGCTTGGGGGATTGCTTGGTGGTAGTGCTGCCAAAGAAGAACAAAGTTTTTTAGAAAAAATATTGGATGCTGATGGCGATGGTAGCGTTGTGGACGACGTTGCTGGAATGGTATTGGGAAGTGCCAAGAAAAAAGGCGGACTCGGTGGGTTATTAGGTGGCCTTTTTGGAGGAAAATAA